In Poecile atricapillus isolate bPoeAtr1 chromosome 12, bPoeAtr1.hap1, whole genome shotgun sequence, one DNA window encodes the following:
- the LOC131583716 gene encoding syntaxin-1B-like, protein MRDRLAELRQRAAAEGDPHDDSPRFDNPAFVGDDASPVGRALREAAELWRALERLEQLSESIDRTQQSVLCCTSEESIAREKSGLGAARAAFARQAAALQPLLGALPAAPAGGSGRAGPRVRQTQLWLLLRRYGAVLARHYARESRYRHRLKEQIQRQAELAGINLGAQDVDLLAESPQGPRIVGRDLEELKAKHHLGLAQARQRQLLELEAQMLELRGLFVQLEGLLAQQHGAADSVEQHVLRTLDYAAQTGGEVKRAGKYQRPSRRSALLTAALGLCSCCPCLPCPGRGLR, encoded by the coding sequence ATGAGGGACCGGCTGGCGGAGCTGCGGCAGCGAGCGGCGGCCGAGGGGGACCCTCACGACGACTCCCCGCGCTTCGACAACCCCGCGTTCGTCGGGGACGACGCCAGCCCCGTGGGCCGGGCGCTGCGGGAGGCGGCCGAGCTGTGGCGGGCGCTGGAGCGGCTGGAGCAGCTCTCGGAGAGCATCGACAGGACGCAGCAGTCGGTGCTGTGCTGCACCTCGGAGGAGAGCATCGCCCGCGAGAAGAGCGGCCTCGGCGCGGCCCGGGCCGCCTTCGCCCGCCAGGCCGcggccctgcagcccctgctgggAGCGCTGCCGGCGGCCCCGGCCGGGGGCTCGGGGCGAGCGGGGCCCCGCGTCCGCCAgacccagctgtggctgctgctgcgccGCTACGGCGCCGTCCTCGCCCGCCACTACGCCCGGGAGAGCCGCTACCGGCACCGGCTGAAGGAGCAGATCCAGAGGCAGGCGGAGCTGGCGGGCATCAACCTGGGCGCCCAGGACGTGGATCTGCTGGCCGAGAGCCCCCAGGGGCCTCGCATCGTCGGCCGCGACCTGGAGGAGCTGAAGGCCaagcatcacctgggcctggcCCAGGCGCGCCAgcggcagctgctggagctggaggcgCAGATGCTGGAGCTGCGAGGGCTGTTCGTGCAGCTGGAGGGgctgctggcccagcagcaCGGCGCTGCCGACAGCGTGGAGCAGCACGTCCTGCGCACCCTCGACTACGCGGCCCAGACGGGCGGCGAGGTGAAGAGAGCCGGCAAATACCAGCGGCCGTCGCGGCGCTCGGCCCTGCTGACTGCGGCTCTtggcctctgctcctgctgcccctgcctgccctgccccggCCGGGGCCTGCGCTGA